CGTGGCGCGAAGGACGATATCCATCAGGGCAGCACCTTGATCGAAAGCGGCATCGCGCCGATGCGCCGGCTTCCGTCGAAGACCGCGATATCGCCGCGGGTCCCCGCGAAGAGCGGCGGGTTGATCTGGCCGTCGATCTTGATGTGGAGGCTGTCGCCGGCGTCCAGCGGGCCATAAGAGAAATGAAAGCGGCCGTCCTCGAAGCTCTCCTCGGCGGGGGCCGGGATCATCGTGTTGACGGTCATGTCGTGCCAGAGCGCAGGAGTCACCGCCACCACCGCGTCATCGAGCGGAGCGTCCGCGGTCAAAGTGATGTCGGTTTCGAAAAACTCGCCGTTGCGGATAGTCGTCGGCGTTTTCACCGTCAGGCGCGCATCGCCGAAATCGACGGTACGCGGCGGGCTTGGCTGCCCACCGGCGAGGCCTAGGCCCGCGGCCAGCAACAGGCCGCCAAGGACGAGGATCGAGATCGGGCTTGCGTGCCGATCCCACAGACGTTGGTGCGATGGCTTGGCGTCGAGTCCTTCCAGCGCCTGCATCCAATCCTCCGGCCTGATCGCAAATGTCCTGCGGCCGCGACAGCCGAGGACGCCCGCCTGCAATCGGCAAACGAGCGCCTATTGGACGCTTGGAGCGGCGGTTCGTTCCGCCAGCCTGGCTATGCCCCGCGAAGGCGTTGCCCGGGTTTCCTGCGAGGATTATAATAGGGAGGCGGAGCGCGTCCGCTCCTGCCGCGCGTCGGCGACGGCCCAGATGCTCAGCAATGCCGTCAGAATCGCGGGCAAGGTGACCCCCGCGAAATCGCGCGCGAGGGCCGAAGGACCGCAGATGCCGACCGCGACCTCCCAGAAGTGAAAGAGCGCGTGGCCGCAGAGCCAGAGCGTCGCACTCGTCCACAGCAGCACGCGATAGTGCGGGCGAAAGGCGCCGACGAGGAGCGCCGTGCCGACGAAGAGATAGATGAGCCCGATGTCGCGGATGAAATGCTGATTGAACGGGCCAGTCGTCGTGACGCCCGGGACCGCGAGATACCAGTCGGCGGGCGACCAGAGCATGAAAAGCGCGTTCGCGTCGGCGCCGATGCCGAGGATGACGGCGGTCCAGATACAAATCGACTTGAGCATTGCAGTCTCCCCCTTGGATCGCTGACGGCTGTTTCTTCAGCGGCGCGCGACGTTTTGAGCCACCGGCCGAAGCGTGTAGAGCCGAGCTTGCCATCGGAACCGGGGATGGGCGAGTCATCCTTCGACCGCGGCACGAAACGAAGGTCTCGGCAAACCCCCTCGCCCACCGGCTAATTGGCGGCCGAGGGGCTTGCCGAGCCCCCGCTTTCCTGAAACCCGGTTATCCGTTCGCGAGCGTATCGCGCGCGACGCGTTGGAGCGCGGCGGCCTGGGCGTCCGAAAGCCCCAGTTCGTCGGCGCCCTTTTCCTTGTCGCCGAGCATCGTCGGATCGACGCCCGTGATCGCACCGAAGGTCACGAGCGCCGAGAGGTAATAGCCCGCGACGCTGGCGTGATAATGATCGTATGCCCACAGGTCGAGCCGGCCATAGCCGATCCCGTCATAGGGATTGGGATCGGCGACGCCGTCCGCCATCGCGCGGTTCCATGCCTGGCCGACCGGCACGACACCCGCCACGGACGGTGTGGCGGATCGTGCGCGGTCGGCCGCGGCGCGGAGGTCATCGGCCATCGCCGTTACCGGCTTTCCGTACCAATGGCCCCCGGGTTTGTATGTCTGGTCGGCCCGCGTCCATGTGGATGCGAGGCGGATATCGACCGCGGGATTGCGCGCCTTGAACAGCGCGGCGAGCCGGTCGACATTGCGCATATAGTCGGCGGGATCGCCGGGCTTTGCGCGGTCGAGCGTGCTGAATTCCTGCAGCACGACGATGTCCCACGGCCGGTCGAAAAGCTGGCGCCGTTCGTCATAGTGGAAGCCCAAGGACTTGCCGCCCTGCGTTTCGAGGCTCACGCGATAGTCGAGCCCCGCCTGCTCGGCGAAGAGCTTGAACAGCGCGGGCACGCCGCCATAGCCCGCGTTGTTAAGGTCGGTGACCGTCCCCGCGCGCCAGTTGCGCGCCGCCGAATGTGCGCCCTGCGTGAAGCTGTTGCCGATGAACAGGATCGTCTTCGGCGCAGCCTTTGCGGGAGCGGAGGAAGTCGCGCCGGCGGCGGTCGGCGCGGGCGCGCTCTCCTTTGCCGTTGCCGCCGGCGCGACGACGAGCGCGGCAGCGCCGATCAGGAACCAGATGCCGTGCCCGTTTTGCATATCAGAACTCCGTGGTGACCGAGGTGTACCAATAGCGGCCATAGGGGCTGTAGAGCGACCCCAGATAGCCCTCGGAGGACAACGGCGGCTTTTCGTTCGTGATGTTGCGTACCCCGACGCGCCAGCGCATGTCGCCGCCGAGGCCGCCGGCATCCTTGATCCGCACCTGCGCATACAGATTGCCGGTGACCTGCGACTTGACGCGCCACGGGTTGCCATCGGCATCGACGAACGCGGTTTCGTCGACCGCGCCGGTGTAGCGCGCGAAGGCGCCGACCTGAAACTGCCCGAGCGACCATGTGAGCGACGCGGTGCCGCGCCATTTCGGGCGGCCGTTCGCCTCGATCAGATTCTGGGTCTCGGGCAGCGGCGTCGCGGCGTTGATGTCGCCGGCTTCGCGCGCGGCGACGAGCTGGTCGACGGCGTCGCCCGGTGCGCGCGAGAATTTGAGCAGCCGCGTCGCGTTGACCGAGAAATCGAACTTGCCGACATCGGTCTTCGGCGATTGCCAGTAGAAGGCGAAATCGAGCCCGCGGACGGTCTGCGGCTGCAGGTTGATGAACTGGTCACGCACCGTCGTGATCCGGCCCACCGGCGTGATGCCCGTGCCCGCGAAATTGGCGATATCGTCGGCATTGGCGGCATCGCGAATGACGTTCGGGTTCGACGATCCCTGAAGGCGAAGCAGATAGTCGAGCGCCACCGCGGTGTCGTTGCCGAGGATGCCAACGATGCCCTTCTGCTTGATCGACCAATAGTCTACGGTGAAGGTGATGCGGCCGAGGTCGGCCGGAATGAAGGTCGGTTCGAACACCGCGCCGAGGTTATAGTTTGTGCTCTTTTCGGGCTTGAGCTCGGGATTGCCCGAGACGCGGCGCGAATAGCCGACATTGTTGCCGCACTGGGTGAAATTGGCGATCCGGCCGGCGCGCAGGTCCACCTCGCAGCGGAGGAAATCCTGGCTGGTGGCGAGGCGCGCATATTCGACGGCATTGACCTGTTCGAGGTTCGGGGCGCGGAAGCCCTGCGAGAAGGAGCCGCGGAAACGAATGCCGTCGACCACGTCCCACGCCGCCGCGATCTTCGGCCGCGCGACGCTGCCGAAATCGCTGTAATGTTCGTAGCGCCCCGCAAGCTGCACGTCGAAACGGCGGACGAGCGGGATATTCATCTCCTCGGACACCAAAGGCACCGCGAGTTCGGCATAGCCGGCCGCGACCGTCCTTTTGCCATAGGTATCGGGGTTGTCGCTGACCGCCGCGGCGTCGCTGATCGTCACCGCGCCCGATACGGCATCGATGAAGGGGCTCGACCCGTCGACGGCGGAATCGCGGTCGTCGCGCTGGGTCTCGCGCCGCACTTCAAGACCGAAGGCAACGCCGACGTCGCCGCCGGGCAAGGCGAACAGGTCGGCGCGCGAGGCGCGGAAGTCGCCCATCGTCAGCGTGGTTTTCGAGGCGCGGCGAAGCTGGAAGGTGATCGCATCGATCGCCGCCCGCGAGCTGGGGGTACAATCGCCCGAGCTGAGGCTGTCGATGCAGCCGCCGTTGAACGGGTTGTACGCATCAGGAGTCGCGAGCGCGAGGCTCCGCTGGAGCGCAGAGCTGCGCACCGCAAGGCTGCTGTCGACCGCCGAGGCTTCGGAATAGACGAAGGCGCTGTCCCATTTGAAGCCTGCAGCCTCGCCGCGCACACCGATCAGGCCGCGCAGCTGCTCGCCCGAGACCTTCACCGCCTGCGGCCCGGTATCGACGAAGCGATAGGTGGTGAGCAGCACCGGCAGGCCCGCGGCGGGCACGTTGACGAGCCCCGGGATGCGGTTGGGATTGGGCTGGCCGCCCACCGTCATCGCGCCGAACGGGTTGTAATAGTTCGACGCCGGGATCCAGATCTGGTTGAGGTTGATCACCGGCGGCTGGATGCGTGTCGTGTTCGAGTGGTAATAGCCGAACTCGCCGAACAAAGTCAGATCGTCGGTCACGTCGTAGTGGCCGTTGATGAAGGCGTTGTAGCGCTTCACGCTCGGCATCACCGTCGTTCCGGCCGCCGTGTCGTAGCGCAGGTCGCGGAAGGCGTTGTTCGTCGCGAGCGCGGTGTTCACGAGGCAGAGGTCGGCGGTCAGCGCCTGCGTGCATCCGCCGAGGCGCGTCGGGCGGACGGTGAAGGAGCCCGCGGCGGTGGTGAGGTTCGTCGTGCCGCGGCGCGGCCGGCCGCCCGTTACTGGGACCTGGAGCGCGGGCCAAGCGCCACGCGTTGCGCGCGCATCGGGGGTCTGCGAGTCGGCGAAATCGGGATAATCAGCGAACAGCGGGCGGAGGTTGGCCGAGGCGGTGAAATCCTGATCCTCGGCACGCAACGCCGTGCGGTCGGTATATTCGAACGAGAGAGTGATATTGCCGCGGTCGAAGCTCTTGCCGGCAAGGATATTGCCCTGGAATTCGCGCAGGTGCGTGCCTTCGGCGGCGCCGTATTGCGCCTGCATCCTGAGGCCGTCGTAATTGTCCTTGAGCACCGTGTTGACGACGCCCGCGACGGCATCTGAGCCGTAGAGCGCGGCGGCGCCATCGAGCAACACTTCGAGCCGCTGCAGTCCCGTCGTCGGGATTGCGTTCGAGTTATAGCTCAGTACCGGCACGGTGCCCGTGTCCGACAGGCCCTGGCTCGCAGGGTGGGTGACGATGCGGCGGCCGTTGAGCAGCACCAGCGTGTTGCCGACGCCTAATGAGCGGAGGTTGACCGAACCGACGTCGCCGCGCGCGGCATTGCTGGTCTGCGCATTGTTGCCGGGGTTGAAGCTGACGTCGCCCATTTGCGGGATGTTGCGGATCAGTTCGTCGCCGCTGACCGCGCCGATCGCGTCGAGCTTGTCCTGATTGACCACGACCACCGGCAGCGCCTCGGTGACGCGCGCGCCTTCGATGCGCGTGCCGACGACAACGATATCGCCGGCGGTTTCGCCGTCGGGCTGCGGATCATTGGCTTCGGCGGCATCGGCCGCCGGATCGGCTGCGGCCGTCTGCGCCTGCGCGGGTGCGCCCGCGAGAAGGCAGATCGCCGTGCTCGCCAGAAGCATTGTTCCAAAACTGCGCCTCATCATCATTCTCCCCAATTTTATTGTCTGAATTTCTGTGTCTCGTTTGTCTCAATCGCTGTCGGTCTCGACCGGCGGCGCCGCGAGCGGTGCGGGCTCGCCGCTGAGCGCGCGATCGAGCGCATCGCGGTCGAGCGCATTTTCCCACATCGCGACGACGATCGCGGCGAGCGCGTTGCCGATGAAGTTGGTTAGCGCGCGGCACTCGCTCATAAAGCGGTCGATGCCGAGGATCAGCGCGAGCCCCGCGACGGGCACGGTCGGCACCGCGGTCAGCGTCGCGGCGAGCGTGATGAAGCCCGCGCCGGTAACCCCCGCCGCGCCCTTCGAACTCACCATCGCGACGAGCAGCAGCGCGACCTGATCGCCGAGGCTGAGGTCGATGCCCGTCGCCTGCGCGACGAACAGCGCCGCGAGCGTCATATAGATGTTCGTGCCGTCGAGGTTGAAGCTGTAGCCCGTCGGCACGACCATGCCGACGACGGATTTGGCACAGCCCGCTTTCTCGAGCTTTTCCATCAGGCTAGGCAGCGCGGCCTCGGACGACGAGGTGCCGAGCACGAGCAGCAGTTCGGCTTTGAGATAGGCGATCAGCCGGAAGATCGAAAAGCCGCAGAGCCGCGCCATGCCGCCGAGGACGACGACCACGAACAGGATCGAGGTCAGATAGAAGGTCGCGATCAGCGCGCCGAGATTGACGAGCGATTCGACGCCATATTCGCCGATGGTGAAGGCCATCGCGCCGAACGCGCCGATCGGCGCGAAGCGCATCAGCATGCCCACGAGGGTGAAGAACACGCTCGAAAGCTTTTCGAGCATCCCAAGCACCTGCGCGCCGGCGGCGCCGGTGTGCGACAGCGCGATGCCGAAAAGGATCGCCGCGAACAGCGCCTGCAGGATCGAGCCCGAGGTCAGCGCCGAGACGAAGGTCGTGGGAATGATCGCGAGCAGGAAACCGACGAGCGAGGTATCGTGCGCCTTCGCATCATATTCGGCGATCTTGGCGACGGCGTTCGGATCGAGCGTGCTCGGGTCGATATTCATCCCCGCGCCCGGTTGCACCACATTGGCGACGATCAGCCCGATGATCAGCGCGAGCGTCGAGAAGAAGAGGAAATAGGCGAAGGTCTTGGCCGTCAGGCGGCCGAGCGTCTTGCCGCTGCCGACCGATGCGATGCCCGTCGACACGGTGAGGAAGATCACCGGCGCGATGATCATCTTGACGAGGTCGATGAAGCCCTTGCCGAGCGGCTGGAGCTGGACGCCGACGTCGGGCCAGAAATGGCCGAGCAGCACGCCGCCGGCGATCGCCGCGAGCACCTGTACATAGAGATGCGACCACCACGGCCCGGATTTGGCCGGCACGTGCACCGCATTCATGTCGATCGTGGCTGCCACCAGCCTCTCCCTATATTTTGCGTCCGGCTCGACGCGGACCGAGGTGTTTCCCGGCCTTTGGCTAAAAATAGGGGCAGGATGGAATCATCGTCAAACACCACAAGAAACTTAGCAAAGCCACTGTTATTATTATTGTTTTTACGAAAAATCTCGTCACGTCTCTTCACGTTTGTGCAAAATACCGCATACGTTCCCAAACATTTGTGCAATAATCCGCACATGCCTGTGCAGAGCGAGTCGTCCCCGATCCGTCCCCACGCCCACCGCCGACGCCTGTTCGTCGCCGTGGCGGTTGGGCTCGCGATCCTGCTCGTCGCGGGGTTCGGCCTCGCACAGTGGGCCGCGGGTCGCGCCGGCGCGCAGGCCGACGCCGAGGCGCGGCAGAATGCACGCGCGCATGCAAGCCTGCTCGAAAGCGAGCTGCAGAAATTCCGCCTGCTGCCGCGCGTGCTCACCGAATTTCCAGACGTCCGCGCCGCGCTCGCCGACAAGAGCGATGCGGCCTCGCGGCGGCTCGATCGCGAACTCGAACAGCTCGCGGCGCGCACCGACGCGACCGTGATCTATGTGATCGACGCGGGCGGCACGACGATCGCGGCGAGCAACTGGCGCGCGCCGACAAGCTTCGTCGGCGAGAATTACCGCTTCCGCCCTTATTTCCAGGGAGCGATGCGCAGCGGCGCGGCCGAACTGTTCGCACTGGGAACGGTCAGCGGGCGCCCCGGGCTCTATCTTGCTCGCCGCGTCGATGTCGGCGGGCGCCAGCTTGGCGTGATCGTGCTCAAGGTCGAGTTCGACAAACTGGAATCGCGGTGGGCGGATTCGGCGGCAGCAACGCTTGTAACCGATGCCGCGGGGATCATCGTGATGAGCAGCGAGCCCCGCTGGCGCTTCCGCTCCTTCGCTCCGATTTCGGCGGCGACGCAGCAGCGGCTTCGCGCGACGCGCAGCTATGGCGATGCGCGGCTCGATCCGCTGCTGGTCGACCGCGTCGATGGCGGCGTTCGTGTCGGCACGGACCTGTTCCGCGAGGCCGACGAGCGCGTCTCCTTCCCCGGCGGCACGCTCCGCCTGCTCCAGCCCGCCGAGCCTGCCCGCGCCAGCGCCAATGCCACCGCGCGCGTCGCCTTCCTCGTCCTGCTGATCCTTGTCGGCGCGGCGATCATCACGCTGCTCCGCGTCGTCGAACGGCAGACGCTACGCCAGGCCGCGCACGAGGCGCTCGAACGCGAGGTCGCCGCACGCACGCGCGACCTGCGCACCGCGAACGACGAACTGCGCCTCGCGTCCGAGCGGCAGACCGAGACCGACCGCCGCTATCGCGCCGCGCGCGAAGAACTGGCGCAGGCGAGCCGCCTCGGATCGATCGGCCAGATCACCGCCGGCGTCGCGCACGAGATCAACCAGCCGATCGCGGCGATCCGCACCTTTGCCGAAAACAGCCTGCGCTATCTCGAGCGCGCGCAACCCGATAAGGCCCGCGGCAACCTCGACACCATCGTCGAACTGACGGCGCGCGTCGGTGCGATCACCAACGAACTGCGCAATTTTGCTCGCCGCAAGCCCACCCCGCTCGGCCCCGTCGCGGTGCAATCGGCGGTCGACGGGACGCTGCTCCTGATCGGCGATCGGCTGCGCGCACAAGGTATCGCGCTCGACGTCGAAATCGAAAATCCAGCTGCGTCGGTGCACGCCGACCGCGTTCGGCTCGAGCAGGTGCTCGTCAACCTGCTGCAAAATGCGGTCGAGGCGGTGCAAGGCGTGAAAGATGCACGCATTGCGCTGTGGACGCATGGCGGCGACCCGGTCCATATCGACGTCTGCGACAACGGCCCCGGTGTTCCCGCCGAGCTGTTGCCGCAGCTCTTCACCCCCTTCGTCACCGGGCGGCCCGACGGGCTCGGGCTGGGGCTGGCGATCGCGAGCGATATCATGGCCGAATTCGGCGGCACGCTGACCCTGATCCCCTCCCCGCTCGGCGGCGCGGGGTTCCGCCTGACGTTGAGGCCAGCATGAGCTTTTTCACCGGCGAGCAGACGATCTTCTTCGTCGACGACGATGCGGCGCTGCGCGAGGCAAATGTCCAGACGCTCGACCTCGCGGGGCTGGCGGTCGAAGCCTTTCCCGACGCGCAGAGCGTGCTGCCACGCATCGAAGCGGGCTTCTCGGGGATCGTCGTCACCGACATCCGCATGCCGGGGATGGACGGGCTCGAATTGCGCGCAGCGATCCATGCGATCGATCCTGATATCCCCGTCATCCTGATCACCGGCCACGCCGATGTCGCGATGGCGGTGCGCGCGCTCCACGACGGCGCGTTCGACTTCCTCGCCAAGCCCTTTGCCGCCGACCACCTCGTCGGCATCGCGCGCCGCGCGCTCGCGCACCGTGCGCTGATCCTCGACAATAGGCGGCTGACCGCGGCGGCGGCGGCGATCGACAGCCCGCTGATCGGCGAAAGCCCGGCGATGGTCCGGCTGCGCGAAACGATTACGCAGCTCGCGCAGGCGGACATCGATGTGCTGATCGAAGGCGAAACTGGCACCGGCAAGGAGTTGGTCGCGCATATGCTCCACCGCCAGAGCCGACGGAGCGCGGCGTCATTGGTCGCGGTGAACTGCGCCGCGCTTCCCCACGAGCTGGCCGAGGCCGAATTGTTCGGCAGCGACCTGATCGACCGGAGCAGCGGCAAACTCGGCCAGGCGGGGCGCATTCGCAGCGCGCACCGCGGCACATTGTTCCTCGACGAGATCGATACGATGCATCCCTCGGTGCAGGCGAAGCTGCTGCGCGTGATCGAGGAGCGCGAGGTCCAGCCGATCGGCGCCAGCGCGCCCGAGCCCGTCGACCTGCGCGTCGTCGCGGCGACCAAAACCGACCTGATGGACGCGGTGCGCAGCGGCGATTTCCGCGAGGATCTCTATTACCGGCTGCATGTCGTGAAGCTGCGCATCCCACCCTTGCGCGAACGCCGGTCGGACATTCCGCAAACCTTCGCCTTCTTCCTCGACGAAGCCGCGGCGAAGATGGGGATGGCGGGGTTCCGGATCGACGACGGCATCCGCCGCCACCTCGTCGAGCATGACTGGCCGGGCAACGTCCGCGAGCTCAAGAATTTCGCCTATAGCGTCGTTCTCGACCTGCCGTCCGATCCCGGCCTGTCGGCGATGCCCGCCGACGCCCCGCTCGCCGAGCGCGTGCGCCGGTTCGAGGCAACGATCATCCACGACACGATGGCGCAGACCCGCGGCAATATCGCCGAAACGATGGCGCGACTGGGGCTTCCGCGAAAGACGCTCTACGACAAGATGGCGAAGCTGGGGATCGACCCCAAAAGCTTCCGCGCCTAGCGCGCCGCGGGTTTCCCCTGCGCCGCGAGGACGCGGAGGATATTGCCGCTCCACATCTTCTCGATGTCGGCGTCCGAATAGCCCGCGGCCTTCAGCCGCTCGGTGACCTTGGGCAGCGCCGAAATATCCTCGATGCCCGGCAGGCCGCCGCCGCCGTCCCAGTCGGCTCCGAAGCAGATATGATCGACACCGCCGACCTCGATCGCGCGCAGCACCATCTTCATATAGGCGTCGAAATCGGCCGCCCATAATGCCTCGGTCTTGTCGAGTTCGCGCCACTGGCGGTTGAGATCGGCCTGCTCGGCGGGCGTGATCTGCCCAATCCGCTCATATTTGCCGAACAGTTCGGCGCGCGCGGGCGACATGTTCATTTCCGACATGAAAATCGTCGAGATGCACATCGCGCCGCCCTTCGCGGCGAGGGCCTTCAGCCGCCCTTCGTCGAGGTTGCGCGGATGGTCGTAGGCCGAGCGCAGGCTCGAGTGCGAGAGCAGGATCGGATATTTCGACAGCGCCAATATCTGGTCAAACGCCGCGTCGGACGAATGGCTCGCGTCGATGACGATACCGAGACGGTTCATCTCGGCGACCCATTGCTTGCCGAGCGGGCTCAGCCCCTTCCAGCGTCCCTCGCCCGTCGCGCTGTCGGCGAACTGATTGTCTTTCGAATGCACCGGACCCGCGAGACGCAGTCCCTTGCTGTAGAACTCCTGAAGCAGCGACAGGTCTTCGCCGAGCGGATAGCTGTTCTCCATCGACTTGAAGGCGATCAGCTTGCCTTCCTTGTTGAGCCGCAGCGCATCGGCCGTGGTGAGCGCGGGCGCGATCGCATCCGGATATTTCGCAATGGTGCGATCGATCAGGTCCGACCGCTTCCGCGCAAACGCGAGCGCGTCGGCATAGCCCTTCGGCGTTAGCGGCCCCTGGTCGGTGTAGATGGCGAAGAAGCCGCCATCGAGATTGCCGTCCTTCATCCGCGGGATATCGAGCTGCGCCATGTCTTCGGCGAGCGCGTGACGGTCGGCGAAGCTCCAGCCCGCACGCTCGAAATGGAGCGGGGTGTCGAGGTGGGTGTCGAGCACGAGCATGCGGCTGTGGAGCGGCGCTTCAGCCGTTTTGGGTTTGTCACCGCCCGGCGAACAGGCGGTGAGCGCGGTTGCGGTCAGCAGGATGGCGAAACGGTTCACTTCTTGTCCTCCACGGGCTTCAGGTCGAGATCATGATAATCCCAGCTGAAGTCGGCGATCTTGCTCACCGCCTTCATCGTCACCCCGGTGATCTTGCCCTCGGCGTCGAGCGCAAAGGTCACATAGGCGGGCTCGATCGCGGGGTCGTCGAAATCGGTGACGAAGCTGTCATATTGCCAATGCTTGAGCCGCCCCGCCATCTGCGGCGTCGAGGTGAAATCGATCGTCAGGCCCTTCGCACTCGATCCGACGACGATGTCGCCATACCAGGGGTCGCGATAACGCCCGGCGTAGCCCGCGAGCGCGAGCGACGGTCCCGACTTCGCGGGCGACGCCTTGGACTGTTTCAGAAACTCGACCCCGCCCGCGAGCCGCGACTGATACCAATCCTCCCATTTCTGGATCCAGCCATAGTCGGGCTGATCCAGATAATGGTCGAGCAAATCATAGGTGAGGCCGAGCAGCATGCCGCTGTCCTCGCTGTTCATCATGATCGCGAAGCCGACATTTTTGTCGGGGATCATCACGACACGCGTGATCGAACCGAAGACCCCGCCGCCATGCTGGATGATGCGGTGGCCGCGATAATCCTGCACCTGCCAGCCGAGCGCATAGGCCTGCTGCGTCGGCTGCGCGGGCTTGAGCTGGTCGGGAAGCGGTGAGATCGGCATCGGCGTGACGGGCGCCCACATTTCGGCCGCCTGCTTCTCGCTGAACAGGCGTTTGCCATTGGGGAGAGCGCCATGCGCGAGCTGGATCTTGAGCCACGCCGCCATGTCGTCGGCGCTGAGCGCGAGCCCGCCCGCCGGCGCGCCGTTGCGGCCGAGTTCGTCGCGTTCGTTCAGCGCCTGTTGGTCGCCGAGCCCTCGCAGCGGACCGTTCAGTCGCGCGTGCGGCCACGACCGGTTGGGAATGCGGAAGCGGTCTTCGCTGTCGCTCGTCGCATTCTTCATGTCGCCCGCGCGGAGCACGCGCGCACGGATGAAGTCCTCCCATGTCTGCCCGGTGACTTCCTCGATCAGCTGGCCGGCAACGGCATAGAGGATATTGTCATAGGCATAGGCCGAGCGGAAACTCGTCTGCGGCTTGAGATAAGCTACGCGTTCGACCGTCTGCTTGCGCGTGAGGTGTGTGCGCGGCACGAACATCAGGTCGCCCTGCCCCAGCCCGAGCCCGCTGCGGTGGACGAGCAGGTCGCGGATCGTGATTTCGCGCGTCACCCACGCATCATACATGCGGAACCATGGCATATGCTTGATGACGGGATCGTCCCACGCGATCTTGCCCTCGTCGACGAGGATCGCGAGCGCAGCGGCGGTCATCGCCTTGCCGGTCGAGCCGGTCTGAAAGATCGTCTGCTCGTCGACCGGCGCCTTGTCGCCGATCTTGCGCACGCCCCAACCGCGCGACAGCGTCGTCTTGCCGTCCTCGACGATCGCGATCGACACGCCCGCCGCACCGACCTTCTTGCGCAGCGTCTCAACGCTTTCGCCGATATCGGCGGGCGGTTCGGCCCATGCGGGCACAGCGACCGACAGCATCAGCGACAGGGCAAGCAGGCGTTTCATGGCAAAGCCTCCATATGGGGAGCGATGGACGGACGCAGCAGGCGCCACGTCCCGATGGTGATAAGCGGCAGGACGAACACCGCCAGGAACAGCCAGGCGAGGAAGCGGTATCCGCTCGCGATCAGGTCAACGAGGCCGATCTCGCCCGCGACGAACATGCAGCCGGTGAGGATGACCGCGCCGATGATCGCGCGCGCTCCAGTCGAGAGCGGTGGCCTCCCGCGGCTCTCGATCGCGCCCGAAATGCGCTCGTTGATCGCATGGACCGAACCCGCACCGCTTTCGAGCAGCGCAGCGAAGATCATCACCTGAAACAGGACATGGAAACCCGGCACCGTCATCTGGCGGAGCAGGAAGTCCGAAGGCAAAGTCTCGTCGCCGATCGCGGGATAGAAGGCCATCATCGCGACGAAGAAGAGGATCGCGGGCAGCATCGACAACGGCCCCGCGATCAGCCCGGCCACCACCGCATCGCGCTGATGCCGGAGGTGGCGCAGCACGGGCAGAATCACCACCGCGCCGACGATATTATAGCTCGCGTAAGTGAGTCCGCCCGCCATCCAGTTACCCGACGGCGGCGGCGCGTTCGCGAACCCCTGCCCGATCAGCCCGCCGAAGCTGGCGAGCGCGAGGATCAGGAAGAGTCCGTAGACCGCGTAAAGCAGGATCGAGACATATTTGAACATCTGCTCGACCGCGCCGGTGCCCCAGGCGGTGACCGCAACGATCGATACCGCGAGCAGCACCACGCCCGCGAGTTCGGGCCAGCCGAAAGTCGCGGCGCCAATCGCCCCCGCCGCAGCGCCGAACACCGCAAGGATCAGGACGACGAAGATGATGTAGGCGACCTCGAACGCGACCCAGGCAGGACCAAGAAGCCCTTTGAAAAAGCTGCGATAATCATAGGCACCGAGTTTGAGCGCGAGCGCGAAGGTCAGCGCCGCGACGACGCTCCAGACCAGCGTCGCGAGCAGCATCGCGGACAGC
This window of the Sphingopyxis sp. CCNWLW2 genome carries:
- a CDS encoding YkvI family membrane protein encodes the protein MSVGETGSGSSWFQRYLLPGFALKAVIIGGGYATGRELAEYFVPSGPWGGLSAMLLATLVWSVVAALTFALALKLGAYDYRSFFKGLLGPAWVAFEVAYIIFVVLILAVFGAAAGAIGAATFGWPELAGVVLLAVSIVAVTAWGTGAVEQMFKYVSILLYAVYGLFLILALASFGGLIGQGFANAPPPSGNWMAGGLTYASYNIVGAVVILPVLRHLRHQRDAVVAGLIAGPLSMLPAILFFVAMMAFYPAIGDETLPSDFLLRQMTVPGFHVLFQVMIFAALLESGAGSVHAINERISGAIESRGRPPLSTGARAIIGAVILTGCMFVAGEIGLVDLIASGYRFLAWLFLAVFVLPLITIGTWRLLRPSIAPHMEALP